ACGGATTTTCAGGAGGTCCAAGATCGCATGGTCAAAAGCATTCCGAGCGTGAAGCGGGTAGTATTGGCGGTGGTGGACGAGCCGGAGGACGTGTTGCAAAAGGAATGCGCATGGCAGGTCGTATGGGAGGAGATCGCGTGAGCGTCAAAGGACTCAAGGTGCTTTTGGTCGACATTAACCAAAATGCCTTATTGGTATCAGGTGCAGTGCCGGGGAAGAGAGGAACGTTGTTAGAGATAGTTTGGGAAGCTTCATAAGCTTCAGCAGCTTCCAGAGCTTCAAAAGCTTTCGAAGCTAACGAAGCTAACGAAGCTCAGGAAGCTATAGAAGCTAAATTTTATGACAGAAGCAAAAGTTTACAACACTGAAGGCAAAGAAGTCGGAACATACAAACTTCCGGAAAGCGTCTTTGCGTTGCCGTGGAATGGTGACCTTGTTCACCAGGTGGTGGTTGCCATGGAAGGGAATGCTCGAACACCTGTTGCTCACACGAAAGGACGAGGAGAGGTGCGTGGCGGTGGCAAGAAGCCATGGCGCCAGAAGGGTACGGGTCGCGCTCGACATGGATCGAGTCGATCTCCTATTTGGAAAGGGGGTGGGGTTACTCACGGACCGCTCAAGGATAAAAGCTATGAGCGCAAAGTTAACAAGAAAATGAGGATAAAAGCTCTGTATACGGTGTTGTCACGAAAGGCAAAAGACGGCGAGATCATCCTTCTCGACGCTCTTTCGTTCAATACCCCAAAAACAAAACAGGCAAAAGAAGTGATCGCATCACTTTCTGGAATCAAGGGGTTTAGAGCGATTCAGAAGAAAAATAATGCGGCATATTTTGCTATCCCCAAAAAAGATGAAAATCTTACAAAAAGTTTTAGAAATTTCAACAATATAGAATTGGACGAAGCGCGAAATCTTAATCCAATGAATTCGCTCAAGAGTAAATTCATCGTCATTGTAAATCCAAAAGAAAGCATTAAGTTCTTGGAAGAGCGCCTCAAAAAAGCTGTTGCACGATCATAAAAAACCATCATGGCTATTTTTAATACATCAAAAAAGAAAAAAAATACTGTCTCAACAAAGGTGATCCAAGGAAGGGAGAAAAAGAGCGTGAAAACAAATTCAGTTGTTGTACCTGTCGGTCTGCCTCCTCGCCAACATGAAGTCAAGGAAGGGATGAATGTCCAAGTAACAGAGGAGGGTTTTTCGTCTGTGTTGCTTCGACCACGCATAACCGAAAAATCTTCTATGCTCGCGGAAAAAAATACCTACGTATTCGAGATCCATCCGAAAGCTAACAAAAAAGAAGTTGCCACGGCAGTAACAAACATATATAAGGTGACTCCAACAAGGGTTCACATTATCAATCTTCCTGCCAAGAAAGTATTTTCAAGAGGGAAAAAGGGAGTGCAAAGCGCAATCAAAAAGGCTATTGTGTACCTCAAGCATGGAGACAAGATTGAGTTCGTGTAGAACAATAATTTACAATTATCAATAAACCAATTTTCAAGCACTAAAATCATTGAGTATTGAGATTTAAAAAATAATTATATGAAGACCTATAGACCAACAACCCCATCACAGCGTCACACAATCACGGTTCCTTACCGTGGCGTGATTACTACGTCAACTCCTCTCAAAAAACTCACCAAGGGCAGAAAACGGCATGTGGGAAGAAATAATGCAGGGCGTATCACGGTGAGGCACAAGGGTGGAGGTCACAAGCGGCTGTATCGAGATATTGATTTTATGTATAACAAATTCGATATTCCGGCAAAGATACAAACAATCGAATATGATCCGAATCGCGGAGCATTTATTGCACTTTCGACCTATGCTGATGGAGAAAAGAGATATGTTATTGCGCCCAAGGGTTTTCGTCCGGGAAATACTTTTATCGTGTCAGAGAAAGCACCGCTTTCTGCGGGAAATCGAATGCCGCTCAAAAATATTCCTGTTGGAGCATTTGTATATAACATTGAAATCCATCCCAAGGGGGGAGCAAAGTTAGCGCGTGGAGCGGGAAACTTTGCGGAAATTGTGGCGCACGATGGAGGATTTACTGATCTTAAAATGCCATCAGGAGAAATCAGGAGAATCATAGAAACAGCATGGGCGTGCATGGGTGAAGTTTCAAACGAAGAACGCAAGTTGCGCAATATTGGCAAAGCCGGTCGTTCACGATGGCTCGGTATTCGCCCAACCGTTCGTGGAACTGCAATGAACCCTGTTGATCATCCACACGGCGGCGGTGAAGGCCGTCAAGGTCGTGGCACCAAGCGTCCTAAAACAATGTGGGGCAAGATCACCGGCGGTAGAAAGACAAGGACTCCAAAAAAATATTCAAATGCACTGATCGTTTCAAGAAGGAAAAAGAAGTAAAAAGCGTAAAAATAGAAACTTAACCCCCCGCCATCTTAATAAGATGGCGGGGGGTTATCCACATCCTCGCGTGCGGAATAATTGTCTAAATAGTTGTATACTATTCTACATAAGCACTTTTTCTATGCAATTTTTTAAACCACTTAGACACACACTATTATCAATAACTCTCGCCGTTATTCTCTCGGTGCTGGGCGGGTGGTTTATTTTTGGAGGGGGAGCAACAGAAACTCAAATAGTATCGGCTGGTTCAACAGACAACTTATCTGGTTATGCATGGAGCTCAAATATTGGTTGGATTTCGTTTAATTGCATAAACCCACTCGAAAATTGTGGCACGTCTAACTACGGTGTTCATATCGCTAATGACACATTAAGATTTACTCCGGGGGCAAAAAGTGATATTACGGGAACAGCATGGAGCTCAAATATTGGTTGGATAAGTTTTGACCGAAATAAGACGGGCAATCCGCCGTCAAGTGATATAGGTTCAGGAGTTGGACCAATTGCACAAATTACTTGGTCTCCAACACCCTATATGAGCGGTTGGGCGCGCGCGCTTGCGGGATGTCAGAATATTCTTGGGGTTCCTGCGTCTTCTTGTTCTGGAAGTGGTCCCGGGTTAGCTTCTGGTGGCTGGGACGGATGGATCAAACTTCGCTCGACAGTTGGCGAACCAAATTATGGCATTACTCTAAATTCCGCAACAAATAAACTCACTGGATTTGCATGGGGTGGTGATGTGGTTGGGTGGGTTAAATTTGCCTCAACGGTTGGTGAGCCAAGTTACGGAGTTGTGTTTACTCCAATCGGGACACTGCCTCCAGTAGGCTGTGGAATTGCAAATAATGTTCCAGTTGCACCTCCAACAGGACCAATATCCGCAAATCTTTGCAGTGATGGATCAACACCTCTTGTTACCAACAACAATACAACCGCTCCATATTCTTGGAGTTGGACGTGTGCGAACGGGGGTTCTCCGGTTTCGTGTAGTGCGCCATACACCCAATGCTCCGATGGCATTGATAATGATGGAGATACTCGTATCGATAACAATGCTGGTAATGATGACCCTGGCTGTAAAGATTCGTTGGGGGTTTATAGTCCAACGCGCAACAATGAGCGGAATTTCAAATTTAATGAATTCTAAAAAGTAAATTTTATTAACCTATGGATCAACAAAATCTTCAAAATAATACTGGTACAACAAGTCATGCTCACCGAAGTATTGTGGTGATTAGCGCACTTGTTGTTGTTGCCGTCATTATTTTAGCGATAATATGGGGAATTACGGGCGGTTTTTCCGGGAATAGTGTAAATAAAGATGAGCAAGCAGCACAGCAAGCCGCGCTAGAGCAAAAAGCTCGTGAAGACGCAAAACTAGCCGCACAAAAAGCGCTTTTAGCACAGCAAGCTATGGAATCACAGCAAATTATACAAGACAGGAACATTAAACCGCCCACAGAAGCTGAACTCAAACAACAGGCCGAAGCATCAAAAAAGATTATACAGGAAAGAAATATCAAACCGCCTACACAAGCAGAACTTGACCAGCAAGCCAAAGAGTCTGATGCCCTACTTAAATCAATGCAACAAAATTAGCCAATTATAAACTTTATCTATCTTACAAACTTTATGAACATTCTCACATCCCTCCGCACCCTTCTCCTTGCTCTCATTCTCTCAATCGGCGTCTCCTATGCCTATGCGGCATGGTCACCTCCCTCAACATCACCAACAGGGGGAAACACTGATGCGCCAATAAATGTGGGAGGTGTGACTCAAGTGAAAGCAGGAGCACTGACGGTGAATGGGTTACTGACGGCGGTGTCAAAGCTTATGGTTGGAGGAGCAGGAACCCCTCCAGGAGGTCTTACGCTTGGAGTGATAGGGAATGTGGGCGCTGATAAATATTGTGATAGAAATGGGAATAATTGTATTTCGGCTGGAATTGGCGCCGGGGGAATTCAGAAGCGCGTTACGGGTACGTGTAGTGGCGGAAATTTTTTGGTTGGAGTTAATCCTGACGGATCGGTGAATTGTGCTGCGGCATCAGGTGGAACCCAATTTTATCAATGCCCAAATATTCAAAGATCAATAAACGAGGGTGGTACTACATCGTATTGTCCCACAAATTGCACAGGTCAACTTTCAACCAGTAATACATGTACCTATCAAGAACCTGATGTTCAATGGCCTTGCGTTAACGGTAATAATCAATGGCAGAGTGCGAGTTGTTCGGCAGTTTAGTAATAAGAAAAATCCTAAGTTAAAATTGAAATTTGTAATACCCTGGGTGTGGTGTAGAATTAAGAAATATGGCAAAGAAAAAAGTAACCATTGAAGATTTAGCGCGGATAACCAAGAGCGGTTTCGATGTAGTTGATAAACGCTTTGAGCAGGTTAATACGCGCCTTGACGGTATTGATACACGCCTTGATGGTATCGACACACGTCTTGATGGTATTGATGTGCGTCTTGACGGCATGGACACTCGTCTTGATCGTATCGAAAACCTTCTCATTCGCGCTCACGAAAGTCGTATTGAGAAATTGGAAGATGATATGAGAATTCTTAAAACTTTAGTAGGAAAATAAATAATCAAATTATTAACCATTAACTTTATAATACCATGAACATCCCCACCTCCCTCCGCACTCTCCTCCTCGCCATCATTCTCTCAATCGGTATCTCCTACACCTACGCCACATGGGCACCTCCTACGGCAACACCAACAGGGGGAAACACTGATGCGCCAATAAATGTGGGAGGTGTGACTCAAGTGAAAGCAGGAGCACTGACGGTGAATGGGTTACTGACGGCGGTGTCAAATGTTGTTGTGGGAGGCAACATTGCAACACCAACACTCTGTCTTAGTGGAGACTGCAAAAGCGCATGGCCAGTTGTTAGCGGCGCTGCGGTAACAAAAACCATCCAAGTTTATCAGTGCCCACAACTTACTGGTTGTTCCGCAATAAATCAATGCCTCGGGCAACTATCAGCTAACAGTAGTTGCCAATACTGTATAGGGGACACAAGAAGTTGTGATCCCAAGGGATACCTTATGCAGTAACTTGACTACGGAGGTGAGGCCCAACCTCCGTATAACGCAAGGTTCATAGAGTTCTAAGGACAGTCCTTGGATGGAATAGTTTCTTGCAACGCAATAACATTCAATTGTTCTCCTGCCGGATATCTTGTCCTGTAATATCGTGTAATTTGACATCCGCTCCTGATTTGTATAGTATGTGAAGCAATCCCGCACTCGGGATTGTTTTAATTTAAATTAAGGAGTCCTAGCTTTGCTTGGGCGACTATAATTTATTTAACCGAGCACTCAGTTCAAGTAACACCCTCGTTATTTTTTACGACTGAAAACCGTGTTTGTCGGCTAGTATTTGATGATACTACACTGAGTGCTCGGTGTTCAATTTTGTAATTCACTTGCGTTCATAACGAAAATTGGCATGACCCGATCACTTAAAAAAGGACCATTCATACACCCTTCAATTTTGAAAAAAATTGCAGGCAAGAAACCGCTTCAAACCGGAGTTATTAAAACATGGTCGCGCGCGAGCCAGATCGCCCCGGAAATGGTAGGGTTTACCTTCGGTGTCTATAATGGCAAGGTACATGTCGATGTGTTAGTAACAGAAGAAATGGTGGGGCATCGTTTAGGAGAATTCTCACCAACAAAGAAATTCCTTCGCCACGGAGGTAAGATGCAGAAAGAGCTTGAAACAAAGAAGAAAGAGGCTGAAATTACTGCGGCACAATCTGCAAAAGCGGCTACAACTGAATCAAAAGCTCCGGTAGCACCTAAAAAATAATCTATGATTTCCGCAACCCTAAAAACATACCGTCAATCTCCCCGAAAGGTCCGCCTTGCATCAGACCTTATTAAGGGTAAACCTGTTCTTATGGCATTGGCGCAGCTCAAGTTTCTTTCCAAGCGCGCATCAAATCCGATTGAAAAACTTTTGAATTCTGCGATTGCGAATGCCGAACACAATTTTGGTGCAACGCGTGCAGAACTTATGGTGAAAGATATTCGCGTGGATAAAGGAATTGTTTTTCGCCGGTCTATGCCACGCGCACGAGGATCAGCATCTCCTATTAGGAAGCGCACGAGCCACATCGTGATTGTTCTTGCAAAGCAAGAACAATCAAAAATCAAAAATAAAAGTGCAAAAATCAAAATTAAGGAATCGCCCTCGGCGATACAATAATTTTGAACTTTAATATTTAAATTTTTAATTTTATTTATGTCGCATCGAGTGCATCCATATTCACATAGACTAGGAATCATCAGGGACTGGAGGGCCCGTTGGTTTGGTGGCAAAAAAGAATACCGCGAATTTCTCCGTGGAGATATTATGTTGCGTGAGTATCTCACCAAGCGCCTCCGTGGCATGTACATCGCTGGTGTTGAAATGGAGCGAAATGAAAAAGCATTCCGCGTTATCATCAGAACTTCTCGTCCGGGAATGATTATTGGACGAAGTGGCGAGGGTGCAACCAAACTTCGCGAAGATATTATGAAGTACGCGAAGAAGCTCAAGCTTCCTATTCCTGCTAATTTTAAAATTGATATTGAAGAGATAAAATCGCCGGAATCAAATGCGGCCATTGTTGGTCAAATGATCGCCGAAGGTCTTGAGAAGCGTCTTCCTTTCAGAATGGTGATGAAGCAAACGATTGAAAAAGTAATGGCAAACCGCGATGTCAAGGGAGCAAAGATTGCCATGTCGGGCCGTCTCGGCGGTGCCGATATGAGCCGAAATGAAGGGATCAAGCGCGGTGGAGTGCCACTACAGACGTTCCGTGCGGATATTGATTTTGCACGCGAGAAAGCATATCTTCCTTATGGCGTAATCGGCATCAAGGTTTGGATTTACAAAGGACAGGTGTTTGAGAAAAAATAAAAACCATGTTGTTTCCTAAAAAAGTAAAATTTAGAAAATGGCAAACTCGCCGGAGAAATCCTAAAAAGGTCTCTCCTGAAACCAGGGGCATTACGCTCGCCTTCGGCTCTTTTGGGTTGAAAGCACAAACTGCAGGACGCATAGAATCTAAGCAACTTGAAGCGGGTCGTAAAACCATCAGCAGAACACTTGATAAGGCAGGAAAGATATGGATCCGCGTCTTCCCAGATCGTCCGTTCACCCAAAAGGCTGCGGAAGTGGGCATGGGCAAGGGAAAGGGGGATCCTCAAGGGTATCAGGCTGAAGTAAGACCTGGCAGGATTATTTTTGAGGTTGACGGTGTCGAAAAAAGCATTGCAACAGAAGCACTCCGTAAGGCTGGTGCAAAACTTCCCATTAAGACTAAAATTGTTGCACGCGAAGGAATGTAACATTGACGTTGTTGTCGAAAAAGCTAGAATACAAGATCATGCAAGACATACAAAACAAACCATCCACTGACCTTCGTAAGGAGCTTGGAGAAAAGCGTGAATCGCTTCGCCAGTTTCGTTTCAATGTTTCGGGCAGTAAAATCAAGAATGTAAAGGAAGCGTTGGCATTACGCAAGCAGATTGCGAGAATATTAACATTACTGGGAGCAAGAGAAACTGATGAGAAAAAAGTAACTTAATATCTTAGTAGATAGTATTTTAGATTAAAACCAAGACACTACTAACATGCTAGTATACTAAAATTAAACCATGGAACATAAAGATAAAAAAAATAAAAAAAGGATAAAGGGTGTCGTTGTTTCTGATAAAATGCAGAAGACGGTTGTTGTCTTGACGCACCGTTTTGAGAAGCATCCCAAATACGGAAAATTCATGAGAATCAGCAAAAAATATAAAGCGCATGATGAGAACAATAAGTACAAAATCGGCGACACTGTGCTTATAGAGGAGACTCGGCCGATATCAAAAGATAAGACATTTATTGTTGTCGAAGAATAATACTATGATTCAACCGCGATCCATTGTAAAAATAGCAGACAATTCCGGAGCAAAAATCGGGCGAGTATTCAAAGTGCTGGGAAGCTCCAAAAAGCGCTACGCGCAGATTGGCGATATTGTCGTTCTTTCTGTTCGTGTTGCGGAACCAAGAAAAGCGGCAAAGAAGAATGACGTCGTGTACGGACTTGTTGTCCGCCAGCGTAATGCATTTAAGCGTGATGACGGTTCGTATATTCGATTCGATGAAAATGCGGTCGTTCTTGTCGAAAAAGAAAAGAAAGAACCGACGGCGGGAAGAATTTTCGGTCCAATCCCCCGTGAGATCGGCGAATTAGGATTTCAGAAGATTGTGTCGCTTGCGCCGGAAGTCGTTTAAGATATATATCATGAAAATAAAAAAAGGAGACAACATAATAGTGATTGCCGGAAAAGATAAAGGCAAAAAAGGAAAAGTGGTGCGCGCTTTGCCGGCAGACTCTAGGGTTGTTGTGGAGGGGATAAATATGCGCAAAAAACACCAGCGAGCTGGTAAAGGACGACAAAAGGGGCAAATCATTGATATCGCGATGCCCATCCATGTTTCCAATGTCATGGTTGAAGATCCAAAATCTGGAAAACAGACACGTGTTGGGGTAAGAATTGCAGCCGGGAAACGAATTCGCATTGCAAAAAAAAGCGGCACGGAATTATAACAAAGTTTTCAGTTAAATAGTTTGTAGTTTTTAGAGAAAAAACGATAGAATCTTTCAAACTAAAATTAAAAACCAATAACTACCAACTAAAAACTAACTATCAT
The sequence above is drawn from the bacterium genome and encodes:
- the rplD gene encoding 50S ribosomal protein L4 → MTEAKVYNTEGKEVGTYKLPESVFALPWNGDLVHQVVVAMEGNARTPVAHTKGRGEVRGGGKKPWRQKGTGRARHGSSRSPIWKGGGVTHGPLKDKSYERKVNKKMRIKALYTVLSRKAKDGEIILLDALSFNTPKTKQAKEVIASLSGIKGFRAIQKKNNAAYFAIPKKDENLTKSFRNFNNIELDEARNLNPMNSLKSKFIVIVNPKESIKFLEERLKKAVARS
- the rplW gene encoding 50S ribosomal protein L23, producing MAIFNTSKKKKNTVSTKVIQGREKKSVKTNSVVVPVGLPPRQHEVKEGMNVQVTEEGFSSVLLRPRITEKSSMLAEKNTYVFEIHPKANKKEVATAVTNIYKVTPTRVHIINLPAKKVFSRGKKGVQSAIKKAIVYLKHGDKIEFV
- the rplB gene encoding 50S ribosomal protein L2; the encoded protein is MKTYRPTTPSQRHTITVPYRGVITTSTPLKKLTKGRKRHVGRNNAGRITVRHKGGGHKRLYRDIDFMYNKFDIPAKIQTIEYDPNRGAFIALSTYADGEKRYVIAPKGFRPGNTFIVSEKAPLSAGNRMPLKNIPVGAFVYNIEIHPKGGAKLARGAGNFAEIVAHDGGFTDLKMPSGEIRRIIETAWACMGEVSNEERKLRNIGKAGRSRWLGIRPTVRGTAMNPVDHPHGGGEGRQGRGTKRPKTMWGKITGGRKTRTPKKYSNALIVSRRKKK
- the rpsS gene encoding 30S ribosomal protein S19 is translated as MTRSLKKGPFIHPSILKKIAGKKPLQTGVIKTWSRASQIAPEMVGFTFGVYNGKVHVDVLVTEEMVGHRLGEFSPTKKFLRHGGKMQKELETKKKEAEITAAQSAKAATTESKAPVAPKK
- the rpsC gene encoding 30S ribosomal protein S3 produces the protein MSHRVHPYSHRLGIIRDWRARWFGGKKEYREFLRGDIMLREYLTKRLRGMYIAGVEMERNEKAFRVIIRTSRPGMIIGRSGEGATKLREDIMKYAKKLKLPIPANFKIDIEEIKSPESNAAIVGQMIAEGLEKRLPFRMVMKQTIEKVMANRDVKGAKIAMSGRLGGADMSRNEGIKRGGVPLQTFRADIDFAREKAYLPYGVIGIKVWIYKGQVFEKK
- the rplP gene encoding 50S ribosomal protein L16 → MLFPKKVKFRKWQTRRRNPKKVSPETRGITLAFGSFGLKAQTAGRIESKQLEAGRKTISRTLDKAGKIWIRVFPDRPFTQKAAEVGMGKGKGDPQGYQAEVRPGRIIFEVDGVEKSIATEALRKAGAKLPIKTKIVAREGM
- the rpmC gene encoding 50S ribosomal protein L29, with product MQDIQNKPSTDLRKELGEKRESLRQFRFNVSGSKIKNVKEALALRKQIARILTLLGARETDEKKVT
- the rpsQ gene encoding 30S ribosomal protein S17, with amino-acid sequence MEHKDKKNKKRIKGVVVSDKMQKTVVVLTHRFEKHPKYGKFMRISKKYKAHDENNKYKIGDTVLIEETRPISKDKTFIVVEE
- the rplN gene encoding 50S ribosomal protein L14, producing the protein MIQPRSIVKIADNSGAKIGRVFKVLGSSKKRYAQIGDIVVLSVRVAEPRKAAKKNDVVYGLVVRQRNAFKRDDGSYIRFDENAVVLVEKEKKEPTAGRIFGPIPREIGELGFQKIVSLAPEVV
- the rplX gene encoding 50S ribosomal protein L24, which gives rise to MKIKKGDNIIVIAGKDKGKKGKVVRALPADSRVVVEGINMRKKHQRAGKGRQKGQIIDIAMPIHVSNVMVEDPKSGKQTRVGVRIAAGKRIRIAKKSGTEL